The Planctomycetota bacterium DNA segment TCTCCCCCGCCCCCGCCCACTCCCTCAGCAGAAAACGCCCCTTATAGTAAAGGCCTTTCCTTTATGTTCATCTTCCTCGCCGCCGCCCTCCTCCAGGACCCTTGGACCGACTTCCCCCGCCTCGCCGCCGACCCCAACCCCGGCCGGCGCACCCAAGCCGTCGAATCCCTCCGCCCCTTCCGAAACCTCCGCATGGCTCAGGCCCTCCTCCCCCTCCTCGGCGACCCCCACCCCCGCGTGCGCCTCCGCGCGTCCGAAGCCCTCCGGGAAACCGACCCGACCGGACTCGCCTTCCTCGCCCGAACCGGCCTGCGCCATCCCTCCCCCCTCGTCCGCCGGGAAACCTGCGCCGTCCTGGCCGCCGCCGCCTCCGCCGACGCGCGGCCCATGCTCCTCGAACGCCTGGCCGACCCCGACCCCTCCGTCCGCGGAGCCGCCGCGGCCGCCCTGGCCGCCTTCCCCGACCCGGACGCCGCCCGCCGCCTCGAAGAGGCTTTCCGCCACGAACGCGACTGGCCCCTGCGCGCCTTCGGACTCGAAACCCTTGCCCGCCGGGATCCCGACCGGGCCGCCGCCCTCCTCGAAGAGGCCGCCCGCGACCGCCACCCCCACGTGCGCCTCGTGGCCGCCGAAACCGCCGCCCGCCGCGGCTCCGCGGAAACCCTCGCCGAACTCCTCGCCGACCCCGACTGGCGCGTCCGCTCCGCCGCCGCCCAGGCCGCCGCTGCGCGGGGCGAGCCCGCCCTCGCGGGCCCCCTCATCGAGCGCCTCGGCCGCGAAAAGGGCCGCCTCCGCGCCGAATGCGCCGACGCCCTCCGGCGCCTCACGGGCAAAGACCTCGGCCTCGAGCCCGGCCCCTGGAAGGCCTGGTGGGAGGCCCGGTCCCAGACACCGGCCGCCCCGCCCGCCCGGGAATCCCGCGTTTCCTTCTTCGACATCCCCGTCCTCTCCGACCGCCTCCTCTTTCTCATCGACCTGTCCGGCTCCATGCGCGAACCTTCCCCCGGCGGCGGAACGAAACTCGACGCCGCCCGCCGCGGCCTCCTCGAAACCCTCCGCGCCCTCCCGCCGGCGACCCGATTCGGCATCGTGGGCCTGGGCTGCGACGACGAGGGACGCTCCCTCGACCCCGAAAAGAAAACCTGGCAGGGGCGCCCCGTCCTTCTGCCCGCCCTGCCGGCCGTCAAGGCCGACGCCGAACGCTGGCTGGCCGCCCTCGAGGCCCGCGGCTGGACCGACCTTTACGACGGGATCGCCCGCGCCTTCGAGGCTCCCGACGTGGACACGATCTACCTCTACTCCGACGGCGGAGCCTCCAAGGGCACGTTCGTCGCCGCCTCCGACATCCTCTCCCAGGTCGCCGCCCTCAACCGCTTCCGCCGGATCGTGATCCACGCCGTCGAAGTGCCCGCCGATCGGATCCTTCCCGACAACCGCCGGCTGCTGCGCCGCCTGGCCGAAGACTCCGGCGGGACCTTCCGCCCCGCCGCCCCCGATCCCGCGAGCAAGCGCCGTTGAACGCGCCCCAGGCCGCGGTTGCGGAACGCGCCGCCGCGCAGTACAATCGTGGCGAATGCCGACGCGGAGCATCCCCGTCCTGACGGACGAACAGCTCATCGAGCTCCTCAAGAAAGGCGATCGGAAGGCGGGCGACGCCCTCGTCCAGCGCCACCACCGCCTCGTGGCCCGCGCGGTCTACGAGGTGGTCCGCGACCTGGCGGCCGTGGAAGACCTCATCCAGGAAATTTTCATGAAGGCCTTCCGGAAGGTGGACCTCTACAACCCCGCGCAGGGAAAGTTCACCGTCTGGCTGACGACCGTGGCCCGGCACGAGGCGATCAACCACCTGCGGCGCCTGAAGCGATCCCGCCACGTGTCGCTCGAAGACACGGCCCCCGAGGGAGGATTTTCGCCCATCGAGCGGCCCAGCCAGCAGGTCTCCAAGCGCGAAACCTGGGGCAAGGTGATCGAGGCCATTCACCGCCTCCCCGAGCCCGCCCGCACGATCCTGATCCAGCGGATCCTGGAGTCCAAGCCCTTCGACCACATCGCCAAGCTCCTCAAGCAGCCGGTCGACACGGTCAAGACGATCTACTACCGCAACACCGAATCGCTGAGGAAGCGGCTGGGAATCCCGGGGCTCTGACCGAACGCTACGGCGACGACCGGGCCTCGGCCTCTTCGCGCTTGCGCCGCCGCTCTTCCTTTCCGGCCGGATCGTCCGGGAGCCCCTCGGTCTTGGAGCCGGCTTTCCGCACGAAGAGCCGGAAGCCTTCCGCGCCGATCGCCCGCGCGAAGTCGGCCGCCGTCGCCGTGCCGAACGGTTCCAGGACCAGACCCGTCCACCGCTCGCCCGGGCCTCCCCCGCCCGTGTGGCCCAGCAACGACGCCCCCCGCCGGTCGGTGAACCGGATGAGGTATTCGATCCTCAGGAGCTGCGGGGTGGCGTTCTTGAGACGCACCCGCACGCCGTAATCGCCTCCGGCGCTGTGGCGGAAAATCTCGTCCACGACCACGGCGTCCTCGAGATACGAGTCCCCTTCCTCGGTTCCGAGGTTCGGCCATTCGACGCTCTTGGCGATCGGGCGCGTCCGGTCCGTGTCGAGCTCCGCCGTGCGCGGCGTCCGGCCGATCGGCATTTCGATCTCGGTCCCCTCGGGGCCCGGCTCGGCGGCGGGCTCCTCGGGCGGTCGGACGGACTCGCCGTAACAGCCGATCGCCAGGACCAGCGCCGGGAGGGCGACGTGCCGCATGGAACGCTCCTTCATTGAGGCTTCAGGGAAGCCGTAAACGTCCGGAACCTCTGCGTGCGCGCGGGCTCCACCGGGAGGGCGGCCGCCCCGCGCTTGCGGATCTCTTCCTCGATCGCCTGCACCCGGCCCTGGAGGCCCGGGTGCGTCCCCCACGCGCCTCCCTTCTGAGGCAGCCGGGCGATGAATTCCTTGTACGCCGTGGGCGAATACCGCACGCCTTCCCGCGTGAGCAGATCCACCGCCATCCGGTCGGCGGCCAGCTCCTCCTCGCGGCCGTAGCCCTTGGAGACCGCGTCGTACATTTCCGCCGTGGCCTTCCCGAAGACGGGCGCCGCCTCCTGGGCGGTCTTCAGCCAGCGCTCCGTGTCCGACCGGCCGAGGGCGCCGGCGATGCCGGCCGCCAGCCCCGCCAGAGCCTGGAACTCCTGGGCGAACTCCATCAGGCCCGTCCGCTCGGCCGCCGCCTGCGCGGCGATCTCCGGATGCCGCAGGCACACGTGCGCGATCTCGTGCGCCAGCACCCCGGCCAGCTCGTCCTCGTTCTTCATCGCCCGGAGCGCGCCCTTCGTCACGAAGATGAACCCGCTCGCCCCGGCGAACGCGTTGATGTCCTCGGAGTCCAGGATTCCGAACGTGTACCCCCGAAACGTCTCCGGCCGGTCCGACTCCAGCGCGATCGTGGCCCCCACGAGGTTGACGTACTCCTCGAGGGCGCGATCGGGAGAAAGCCCGTCCCGCTCGATCGCCAGAGCCGCGACGCTGCGGCCCATGAAGTACTCCTGGCTCTCGGTGAGCTTGGGCGCCGGACGGCAGGCCGACGCCGCGACGGCCACCCCCAAAACCCCCGCGATCCCGAAGCGCATATCCTCTTCCCTACTTGACGGAGGCGAACTCGCCGAGCTTGCCGGCCTGGCGGAATTCCTGGAGGCGCCGCTCCAGCGCCGCCCGGTCCGTCGCGTAGGGCCGGCGATTCATGAGCCCGTCGAGTTCCTGATAGGCCTTCTCCCGCGCCGCGCCCCCCTGCGAGCGGTATTCGCGCTCCGTCTCGGGATTGAGCCCGCGCTGGCCTTCCAGCCCCTGGGCGGCCAGGGCCTTTCCCTCCTTCTCGTCGGCGGCGCTGCGCTTGAACTTCTCCGGCGGCACGATCGTCCCCGAGAGAAGATAAGCCACCAGCCCGTCCCGGCGCGCCCGCACTTTGACGAATCTCCCCTCCGCGCCGAGCTCGATCACTTCCTCGCCGTCGTCCGCCTTCCGCACGACGCCGCTGACGCGGCTGGGCCCCCGGTAGAACCAGGCGTCCTTGACCTGAACCTTGCGCAGGTTCCGGGCTTCTTCGCCCCCCGCCGGCGGAGGGGAGGAGGGATCCTGAGGCCCCAGGAGCATCGTCGCAAGAACGATCGCAAGACCCATCGCATGGAATTCTAGAGCACCGTCCGCGATTCTGTCCAGAAATCGCGCGGAACCGCCTACTTCGATTCCATCTGGTAGGCCCCGTCCCAGTCCCCCGGAGGGGGCTCGGAACGATACCGCTCACACAGCGCCCGGTAGACTTCGGACGCGGCGTCTCCCTCCCGGGCCAGCCCGGCGAAGACCGCGGACGCCTCGCCGAACCGGCGCGCCCGGAAGTCCGCCAGCGCCGCCTCGAACCTCCGGGCGGCCTCTTTCCGCCCGGCCGCCTCTTCCCCGTCCGGAGCCCAGATCTCGAAGACCCGCACCGGCCGGCTCTTGCCCTTCACCCGGAGAAGCGCCAGCTCCCGGCCTTCGACCGTCCCGCGCGCGGAGATCCAGGTCGCCTCGCTCACGAGAATCTCCGTCCCGAACTCCTTGTTGGCTCCCTCCAGCCGGGACGCCAGGTTCACCTCGTCCCCGATCGCGGTGTAATTGACCTGGCCCCGCGCGCCCATGTCCCCCACGGTGGCCACGCCCGTGTTGATCCCGATCCGGGCGCGCATCTCGGGGAGGCCCCGTTCCCGCATCCGGGCCGCCAGCGCCCGCAGCCGCCGCTGCGCCCCCACCGCCGCCCGGCACGCCCGGGCGGCGTGGTCGGGCTGCTCGATCGGGTCGTTCCAGAAGGCCATGATGGCGTCCCCGATGTACTTGTCGATCGTCCCCTCGGCGGCGAAGATCTCCGCGGCCGCCTCGTCATGGTAGGCGCTCACGAGCCGCACGAGCTCCTGGGGGTCGATCTTCTCGGAAAGCGCCGTGAATCCGGCGAAATCCATGAAGAAGATCGTGAGGGTCTTGCGCTCGCCCTCGAGACGCAGGGCGTCCGGCTGGGCCAGGATTTTCTCCACCACCTGGGGCGCCACGTACCGCTGAAACTCCCGCTTGATGCGCCGGCGCTGGCGGCCTTCGATGAGGAAATTGACGGCGCTCGCGGCCGCGTAGGAGAAAATCCCCGCCCCCAGCGGAGCCACGAGATCCACCGCCCAGCCCGCGCGGTAAAGAGCCGTGGCCCCCGCCGCCCCGCCGAACAGCGCCCCCGCCGCCAGCGCCCCTCCCGCCGCCGCGGACGCCAGCCGCGTCCCGATCGCCACCCCGAAGGCGAGAACCACCAGCCCCAGAACGGACCCCCACCCCGGCGCCTCGCGCAGCGGCACGCCCCCCAGAAGATTCGCCAGGGCCACGGCGTGAATCTCCGGCCCGGGCATGACCGGCGACACCGGCGTCACCCGGAGATCCGTCAGGCCCGAAGCGCTCACGCCGAACACGACGATCTTCCCGGACAGTTCCTCCGGGCGGAACGGCGCCGCCGGAGCCCCCTCGCCGGGCGCCATGGCGTTGATCACGTTCCACGCCGCCCGCCAGGGAAACGCCGTCCCCGGACGGTAGTAGCGCAGAAGAATCGTGCCGTCCGGCTCGACCGGAAACGACCGGCGGCCCGCCGTCAGAACGCGATCCCGGATCCGCACCCGCGAGGTCCCTTCGCGCGCCAGGAGCGCCGCCAGGGCCATCGAGGGATAGTCGCGTCCCCGGTAGCGGTAGATCAGCCGGTACCGGCGGATGACCCCGTCCCGATCGCGGGGATTCGAGATTCCGGAGAAGCCGCGCGCCGCGCGCGCGAACTCGGGACTCGGAAGCCGCACGTCCTCGAAGGACTCCTCGAGCGCCACGCTCCCGTCGGAGTCCACCTCGATCGCCCCGCGGGCGAGAATCTCCGGCTCCCACGGACGAAGCTTCCGCGGAGGCGCCTTCTCCCGGAAGGAAGCCGCCAGGTACGCGGGCGGGGCCCGCCGGAGCGCCTCCTCCAGCTTATCCGGGTCCGGACCCGCCTCGTGAAGGAGGATGTCGAAGAGGATCGCCGCCGCCCCGCCGCGCGCGGCGGCCTCGACGACCAGCGCGTAAAGCTCGCGGTCCCACGGCCAGGACATCTTGGCGTGCTCTTCGACGAGCGCCAGCGTCTCGTCGGTCACCATGACGAGAACGATCTCCCCGCCCGCGGGAGGATCGCCGGCGGGAAGGGTGAAGCGGGCGCGCAGATCGCGCGTGCCGAGCTCCCAGGGTTCCAGAAGCCCCGCCCGATCGAGAAGCGCCGCCAGAAGGGCCGAACCGGCCCCGACGGCCAGGGCCCCCGCGAGCCGACCCATGATCACCGGAACTTGACGCAGATGGCGGTCAGGTCGTCCTCCTGGACGACGCCGCCCGAGAAGCGGTCGAATTCGTAGAAGAGCGCGCCCAGGACGTAGGCGGCGGGCTTGGCCCCCTCAGCCTGAAGGACCGAAACGATCCGGGCCAGGCCGAACTCCTCGCCGGCGGCGTTCTTCCCCTCCTCCAGGCCGTCCGTGTAGAGGAGGAGCACGTCCCCCGAGCGCGCCTCCACGGTCTGCGGGACGAGCTGAGCGTCGAAGACGTCGGGCGCCGCCATGCCGAGCATGAGGCCGCCCCCTTCGAGCCGCAGGGGCGCCGGCCCGCGGGCGGGGTTGTAGAGGAGGGGCGGATTGTGCCCGGCCCGGGCGCAGACGAGGGCGCGCGCGGCCGGATCGAAGACCACGACCGCCGCCGTCACGAAACTCGAGCGGTCCATGTCCTTGACCAGATCCGCGTTCGTCTTGCGCACGGCCGCGACGGGGTCGCCCATCTCCCCCAGGCGGATGGAGAGCACCTTCTTGGTCATGCCCATGAGAATGCCCGCCTCGATCCCGTGACCGGACACGTCGCCGATGACGAAGGCCACGCGCCCGGCGCCCAGATCCACGAAATCGAAGAAGTCGCCCGAAAGCTCCTCCGCGGGCCGGTAGGTGTAGGCGATGTCGCACCCGGCCACCTGCGGCGGCCGCGTGGGCAGAAGCTTGCGCTGCCGCGTGGCGGCGATCTTGACGCCCTTCTCGAGATGCGTGGCCCACTGGGCCTTCTCCTCCAGCTTCTGCACCTTGGTCTGAAGGGCTTCCACCCGGTTGACGGAGGCGGCGAGCTTGAGCTGATTGATCTCCCGGATCCGCGCCTCCAGCTCTTCCCGCGGCTGGTACCGCGGCTGGGCGGCCGTGTAGGAGCGGCACTCGAAGTTGAGGTGACGCCACACCTTTTCCACGGCCGCCTGGGCGATCGAGAGGCGCGAGGGAATCCGGACGGTATCCCTCAGCTCGCCGCAGAAAGGACACATCCAGCAGTGCTCGCGGTCCACCAGCTGCCAGAGGGCGTTCGATTCGAGCTCCCGGCGGATCTGCTGGAGTTCCCGGTCGAGCTTCTCGGCCGCCGCCGCCGCGTCCGCCGCCTTGGCGGGAAGCTGCGCGTCGGACAGGAGAATGGGCAGCCGCTGAACGTCCGCCCCCAGGAGCTTGAGGAATCCGCGGAACGACTCGGGCGGGCTCAGGACCACGAGCGCGTGTCCCTGGCTCCGGAGCGCCTGCGCGGCGTAGTACACGCTCCGGGTGAAGGCCATCGTGATCCCGGAGAGCGCGCTGCACTCCAGGGCCAGGCTGCGGAGCTGGAGAAACACGTGCTTCTGGAGCACCGCCAGAAGCTCGTCCGTGAAGCGCCCCCGGAGCGTGACCAGAAGAAACGGGTCCCGCTCCGCGGCGGTCACCTCGAACTCATTCGTCCGCGCGATCGTATCGTGGGACGGCGCTCCCGTGGACATAGGGCGGTCTCATTCTACCTCACGGCGGCCCCGCCAACTACCGAAAGCGGGACCTACTCCAGAAGCCGCCGGGGAATCTCGGAGATCGGCCGGATCGCGATGTTTCGATAGTAAACCTCCGCCCCCTCGGACTGGATCTGGATCCTTCCCCGGGTCAGCGGGACCTCCTTCCCGTCCGCCCGGTGCCGCAGGCCGGTCAGAACCAGGTTGGGCGTGCCGTTGACGACGTGCACCGCCGTCGGGCCCACGGCGTACACCTCCACGGTGTTCCACTCCGTCAGGCGGTCCATCCGCGGGTGCCGCACGATCCGGCTCGTCACGCCCGTCTGCTTCGGAGCCCCCTTGCGGTAGACCCATGGACTTTTGGGATTGGCCGGATCCAGCCGCTCCGCCTCCACATCCACGATCACGCCCGCCACGCTGAAGAAATCCCCGAAATCGTTCTCCTGGATCTGGCACTCGAAGGATTTCATCCAGAACGAGCTCTGCGCGCCGTGGGGCCCCACGCAGTGGTAGAGAAGCCCGCTGTCCCGGACCGCGTTCTCGCGCGGAGGCCATTTCTTCCGTCCCCATTTGACCTCCAGCCGCAGGTGGTAGTTCTCGAACTCCTCTTTCGTCGTCAACGCCCCCCAGATCTCCCCCGAAATGCGGATCGCCGGATAGCCCTCGAAGTCCACGACCGAGTAGACGCCCTTCGGATCCTTGTTGAGGCCCACGGGCTCGAGGTAATCCCCCTTCTCCGTGCGTTTGAGGCCCGGAACTTCAACCGAGCGGTGAGGCTTGCCGAGCCACGTGTCCCAGCCCTCGAGATCCTTGCCGTTGAACAGCGGACGCCAGCCTTCCCCTTCCTGGGCGATCCCCGGGGCCGCCAGCGTCATCCATGCGATCACCGCCGCCGCGTGTCTCATCGATTCGCCTCCGTCGATCAAAACGTCCTGAGCCGATCCCGCCGTTGCCAAAGCCGGCCGCCCGCGGTATAGTGCGACCCGCCGCCCACGGAAGGAGCCGCCATGCCGCAT contains these protein-coding regions:
- a CDS encoding HEAT repeat domain-containing protein; amino-acid sequence: MFIFLAAALLQDPWTDFPRLAADPNPGRRTQAVESLRPFRNLRMAQALLPLLGDPHPRVRLRASEALRETDPTGLAFLARTGLRHPSPLVRRETCAVLAAAASADARPMLLERLADPDPSVRGAAAAALAAFPDPDAARRLEEAFRHERDWPLRAFGLETLARRDPDRAAALLEEAARDRHPHVRLVAAETAARRGSAETLAELLADPDWRVRSAAAQAAAARGEPALAGPLIERLGREKGRLRAECADALRRLTGKDLGLEPGPWKAWWEARSQTPAAPPARESRVSFFDIPVLSDRLLFLIDLSGSMREPSPGGGTKLDAARRGLLETLRALPPATRFGIVGLGCDDEGRSLDPEKKTWQGRPVLLPALPAVKADAERWLAALEARGWTDLYDGIARAFEAPDVDTIYLYSDGGASKGTFVAASDILSQVAALNRFRRIVIHAVEVPADRILPDNRRLLRRLAEDSGGTFRPAAPDPASKRR
- a CDS encoding RNA polymerase sigma factor, whose translation is MPTRSIPVLTDEQLIELLKKGDRKAGDALVQRHHRLVARAVYEVVRDLAAVEDLIQEIFMKAFRKVDLYNPAQGKFTVWLTTVARHEAINHLRRLKRSRHVSLEDTAPEGGFSPIERPSQQVSKRETWGKVIEAIHRLPEPARTILIQRILESKPFDHIAKLLKQPVDTVKTIYYRNTESLRKRLGIPGL
- a CDS encoding M48 family metalloprotease, which encodes MRFGIAGVLGVAVAASACRPAPKLTESQEYFMGRSVAALAIERDGLSPDRALEEYVNLVGATIALESDRPETFRGYTFGILDSEDINAFAGASGFIFVTKGALRAMKNEDELAGVLAHEIAHVCLRHPEIAAQAAAERTGLMEFAQEFQALAGLAAGIAGALGRSDTERWLKTAQEAAPVFGKATAEMYDAVSKGYGREEELAADRMAVDLLTREGVRYSPTAYKEFIARLPQKGGAWGTHPGLQGRVQAIEEEIRKRGAAALPVEPARTQRFRTFTASLKPQ
- a CDS encoding adenylate/guanylate cyclase domain-containing protein encodes the protein MGRLAGALAVGAGSALLAALLDRAGLLEPWELGTRDLRARFTLPAGDPPAGGEIVLVMVTDETLALVEEHAKMSWPWDRELYALVVEAAARGGAAAILFDILLHEAGPDPDKLEEALRRAPPAYLAASFREKAPPRKLRPWEPEILARGAIEVDSDGSVALEESFEDVRLPSPEFARAARGFSGISNPRDRDGVIRRYRLIYRYRGRDYPSMALAALLAREGTSRVRIRDRVLTAGRRSFPVEPDGTILLRYYRPGTAFPWRAAWNVINAMAPGEGAPAAPFRPEELSGKIVVFGVSASGLTDLRVTPVSPVMPGPEIHAVALANLLGGVPLREAPGWGSVLGLVVLAFGVAIGTRLASAAAGGALAAGALFGGAAGATALYRAGWAVDLVAPLGAGIFSYAAASAVNFLIEGRQRRRIKREFQRYVAPQVVEKILAQPDALRLEGERKTLTIFFMDFAGFTALSEKIDPQELVRLVSAYHDEAAAEIFAAEGTIDKYIGDAIMAFWNDPIEQPDHAARACRAAVGAQRRLRALAARMRERGLPEMRARIGINTGVATVGDMGARGQVNYTAIGDEVNLASRLEGANKEFGTEILVSEATWISARGTVEGRELALLRVKGKSRPVRVFEIWAPDGEEAAGRKEAARRFEAALADFRARRFGEASAVFAGLAREGDAASEVYRALCERYRSEPPPGDWDGAYQMESK
- a CDS encoding PP2C family protein-serine/threonine phosphatase, with the protein product MSTGAPSHDTIARTNEFEVTAAERDPFLLVTLRGRFTDELLAVLQKHVFLQLRSLALECSALSGITMAFTRSVYYAAQALRSQGHALVVLSPPESFRGFLKLLGADVQRLPILLSDAQLPAKAADAAAAAEKLDRELQQIRRELESNALWQLVDREHCWMCPFCGELRDTVRIPSRLSIAQAAVEKVWRHLNFECRSYTAAQPRYQPREELEARIREINQLKLAASVNRVEALQTKVQKLEEKAQWATHLEKGVKIAATRQRKLLPTRPPQVAGCDIAYTYRPAEELSGDFFDFVDLGAGRVAFVIGDVSGHGIEAGILMGMTKKVLSIRLGEMGDPVAAVRKTNADLVKDMDRSSFVTAAVVVFDPAARALVCARAGHNPPLLYNPARGPAPLRLEGGGLMLGMAAPDVFDAQLVPQTVEARSGDVLLLYTDGLEEGKNAAGEEFGLARIVSVLQAEGAKPAAYVLGALFYEFDRFSGGVVQEDDLTAICVKFR
- a CDS encoding DUF1080 domain-containing protein translates to MRHAAAVIAWMTLAAPGIAQEGEGWRPLFNGKDLEGWDTWLGKPHRSVEVPGLKRTEKGDYLEPVGLNKDPKGVYSVVDFEGYPAIRISGEIWGALTTKEEFENYHLRLEVKWGRKKWPPRENAVRDSGLLYHCVGPHGAQSSFWMKSFECQIQENDFGDFFSVAGVIVDVEAERLDPANPKSPWVYRKGAPKQTGVTSRIVRHPRMDRLTEWNTVEVYAVGPTAVHVVNGTPNLVLTGLRHRADGKEVPLTRGRIQIQSEGAEVYYRNIAIRPISEIPRRLLE